aacatataacaacaCCAACTAGGCAAAGAAGGATCATTGAATAAAGAAAAATCCACCTTTAAAGCTAGGAATCCCCAAGTTGACTGAAAAGTCTTAAATCACACTTTTCACATTTCATGCAAAACCCTGATCGTGTCATAAGATTTGATCATACATGGTCACACAACATGTCACAAATCCTAACTACTTCTTGGTCTGACCCTGACCAGCTGCCGAGCCACCTTTACCATCTCCGGCAGCACCTCCAGCTCCACCCGCACCACCAGCACTAACCGTTGTAACTTTAAACCTTTCATCTCTTAGATCTGATGGACCCAAATTAACCCCTTTAGAGGTGACACGTGGCGAACGAGCACTGAGACTCCTTTGCATAGTCATTGACTTTGTAGGAGGAGGACGAGAATCTTGTTTGATTTGGGTCACAGCGTCaccaattttgttaaaaaaaccaacaaactcGTCTTTAGCTCCACCAGGAAACATATTTTTCAGCAGCTGAAGTTGTCCCACGTAAAGCTCTCTCATATACTCCAATACCATCAAGACTTTCATGTCCATCTTTGATCTCTCATCATCGTCACCATCATAATCAACATCATCAGTTTGTTCTTCATAAACTCTGTGGTAGCTATCTCCCATGTCGCTGTATTGTCTCTTCATACTCCCACTTCTTAGCCTTGTGGATTCATGGTCATCGAACAATCCGAAGAAGAGACTGTTCTTGCAGTTGTTGTCTTCGGATTGGTAATTCAGAGAGCTGATGCTAAGATGTTTCTTCCCCATAGGCATATTATTCACAATCACTACAGAAATAAAGAAGTTGGCCAAATCTTTTGAGCAGCTAGcgtattcttttgttttgtcttgtttaaAAGTATGTTTCAAGATCTGATgtagaagaaagcaaaaagaggtttacttataaaagaaaaggaattgaAAATTTGGAAGCAAAATAGGGAGAAATTAAGATGAGATATATCTTTTACTTGTTCCCGACTTGTCAACACGACGTTGCCACGACTTCTTCAACGAAGAGACTAGATGGGTCCGAcgcatttgattttttttttttgcttctggCCAATCATGAGGCGACAGTGTATGTAATTGTCAGCAATTCTTGAGTAGTTTCTTGGGAGAAGCTGCAACTCCGGAGATAAGTGCATATGTTACACATTTGTCAAAACGTGTAGAAGAAGTAATGATTATATCATTAGTAGTAAATTCAAAATAGCGTAGACTTATCTGCTTCATGATGGCTAAAGTTCTGCTCATCAGCGTCTAATCTGGGGTTTAATTGTAAAGTTTGCACGGATAACACTAACTTGTACATCTAAACTCTATAATTGTGTAATCAGTTTATTTGAAGTACTCTAcacccaaaatatatatatatttataaaacttcttATTCCAATGGGTGGAGTTTAAGCAATCGTTTACACATCAAAATTAACAACAGGATCGGGAATTCTTAGTAAACTCATATACAAGTACgaagaaacatatgaaattgttactttcattttaaaatatacttgCATTAGAAACCTAGTCTAATGATTaatgaatatttatataatcaatGACTCTAATATTAATAAACTCTAGCTTCCTTATtctagaaattaaaaacaaaaaacgacaTAATGCGCATGATTATTTCATAATGCGCATAATGCGCAACACGAATGAGCAAATAATTAATCAACCATGCTCAACACGAAGAAGCAAatatttttgaatgtttttcTCTCAGGCgaaaattctaatttttctaattggtactacaaaattaaattaaataaataattaataaccaGAAACATCTAATTTTCCAGTTGCTACCAATTCGTGATCATGACGAAACCACAACCACATCCACATGCATGATGCATTACGTTAACCACAACCTCGTTTGggatacatttttatttaatttatgtttgggattcttttttatatataatcacaaaggttttataaaatcacaaaatttgcGTGGAGATAATTAGTCATTTAGTATTATGTTAACATAGCAATCCACCCTCGTTTGGTGATTACATTCCCCTATGAACAAGAGCTAATTcttgaatttaaaataaataatttccgaatcaaaagaaataacaaaCTTCAAAAGCAAAAGCACTACATCAAAAACTTGTATTTGGTTTGTAATATTGgtcaatattatattatttttgacacACCTTTGTGGACTAAACCAACACTTGTGATTTCTTAGTTTGTGGGGTAAGAGAGGAgcctaaaaaaaagatttgagagagaaagacaaaaaacaTAATGCGCATTATTTCGTGTAACACGAAGAAGCAATAATTAATCATCCCTTAAAAAATGGCCACAATTATAAAGACAAGTAGACCCACCACACCATACCAAAACCAATCTCTTTTTTATCAGTGCTTGTTCAAATCACAAAGTATTCAAAAATCTttcatttgttttaagtttgaaCCAAATTCACGTAAAGTTACAAAAG
The Camelina sativa cultivar DH55 chromosome 6, Cs, whole genome shotgun sequence genome window above contains:
- the LOC104792692 gene encoding uncharacterized protein LOC104792692 codes for the protein MPMGKKHLSISSLNYQSEDNNCKNSLFFGLFDDHESTRLRSGSMKRQYSDMGDSYHRVYEEQTDDVDYDGDDDERSKMDMKVLMVLEYMRELYVGQLQLLKNMFPGGAKDEFVGFFNKIGDAVTQIKQDSRPPPTKSMTMQRSLSARSPRVTSKGVNLGPSDLRDERFKVTTVSAGGAGGAGGAAGDGKGGSAAGQGQTKK